The DNA segment TTGAATGTGGAGAGGGCGTGGCTACAGGGGATAACAGGATGTGGCAGTGTGGTAGCCATTGTGGATGACGGTATGTCTAACCTGATACTGTATCATAACAAACATGACGCTATATGGTTGTGCCATACAGTTTATGCAAACATGATACCATATAATTGTTCATTCCCATGCAGGGGTGGAGTACACTCACTCTGATCTGAGAGCAAACTATGTAAGTAAGGCATTAGACTATatacctgtacacacattgatcaTCCGGTCTGTGCAACATGCCAATATTAATGATACTATTTGTTGGTGCATACATGTTATACCTTATTACGTAATATTTACTACAATTCAAACCATAATTTGCTGCTGTTAAGTTGTACTTTTGGACTCTAGTATTTAGCCTCACTATTGTTTAACATTTCCTCTCTTTGTTtatgtgagccccacccagggcCTCCATCACTGTACTTTGTGCTCCTGCAGCCATTTTGTACTCACTTTGCTCTCTATCTAAGAATTGTTGGCACAGCAATAGTGAAGTCAATTTGCATGAATGCTTGCTATAGCTTAGCTACAGTATTTCAATTGCATATAGCGGAATAGAACCTGTTTCTATTTagatctagcctgtctagtatCACTTAGCTAACTATTTGTCTATATCGAGAAAGGGCTCAAACACTATTTACAAGATTTCTGTTATTATACCTCATTCGATAACCAGAACTCCTCCATTCAAACTGATGTGGTGGATAATGACGACAATCCTTTCCCAATCATCAATAGCCGTGGGGATAGGGAGTCTCACGGGACTAACTGTGCGGGAGAGATCGCCATGGCAAAGAGCAACTCACACTGTGGAGTGGGAGTAGCCTACAACAGTCAGATCACAGGTACATCAGGAAAGCCTCGCTGaaatgtatataaattatgcatgAAACTCTATGACAAGAATGAAGAAGCTCTATATACAAAGCTGTGTAGTGTCACATTTGCAATTCTTTGTATATGCCAGCAAAATTCATCTGTAACAAaattcagtataataattatactgtcactTTCAGACGATACGGATGGCTACATGGAATCACACATTGTACCATGATATGTATATAGAACCATGTAAATCAACACCGTGTATACACATTTCCGTAGGCGTACGGTTGATAGGACGAAGAGATTCTACTGACATCACAGAGGCTAGTGCACTCGGTCACATGACAGACAAGATTCAGATATACAGCAACAGTTGGGGACCACATGATGACGGTAGAGCTGATGGACAACCTGGAGAACTGCTCTCTCAAGTACTCGAGACAGCAGCAAGAACTGTACGTTCTGATGTACTGTGCATGGAGAGAAAAACTACAGTTATGACTGCATGTTATAGGAGACCAACTCGGAGTATGCCTCTACCAATTGTTTTTTACTAGCTACTGTCTATATGGTAGTAGCGCTGAATTACCCCTTCTGAAGTTCACTTTCTGCTACTGATTATACATGCAATCGTACATGCTAGTgcgaataataatattatgttgacTATTATAGTgagtatagcatgcatgcttttttatactgtacatgcagggtCGTCAGGGTAAAGGAACCATTTTCATGTTTGCTGCTGGCAATGGTGGAGAGATGGGAGACTCATGTGCTGCTGATGGCTATTGCAGCAGTATCTACACTATTGGGATAGGAGCTGCTAATAGCAATGGAGAACAAACGCCGTACGATGAGCAGTGTGCTGGGAAGATGGCCGTGGCATTTGTTGATAGCACTAGTCGATTCAAACTTGTGGTATGTATAATATGTAATGAAAGGGCTTAGCTTCACActacaaaaaaaattaatcAATTTAACAATTTTTTTAATGGTCAAAACAATTGAAACTGAGGTGACATTTATTAATGTAGCTTTAACGAAGTACAAAAAGCGTCAATTCAACttttatgtaataattataacaactatTTAAAAATACTTATAAGTATTAATGTATAAATGTAGTTTtaacattattattgctaGGTTAAAACTATTGTGTTTTATTGTCAAATCTACTTAAGCCATACATTAAAACAACCATTAAGAAAATACTTATTATGACTCATTATAGCTAAATAAATTCCTAAAACAACGATTTACAAATGAATCggtataacaattattattcaattCAATAAATAACATGTTAATACAAAAATAGTGATAGGAAACGTTCGTGACAACTGAGTGAGACAATGGTATACAATGTTAAATTAGAAGGACAGTTTTAAATTAATTAGCCCAAGGAATAGTTCTTCTTGGTGTAACATACTGGACTCACAAGTATAGCAGACCGATCACTCTTGACCACGCAGAGTCCACCTATAATAGTAAATACATCATTGTTATTGATATTAATTATTACCGTGTATTATCAATCACCGAGAGGATATCCAACAATAACGCCACTTCTATCCATTCGTCTGTTTGTTCTCGCATGTCAAGCTTGCCAGTTTAAGGAATTTCTGTAGGAAAAAGTATATGCTTAGAGGTATATTGACAGTGACAGTGTTCACCAGAAAACTAGACACTTTATGTTTGTCCCTCACCTCTCACAGAAGTATCATCATCCACTTGGTGTAGTCACAGTCATACCTATTaaagccttataattatactgttgagaACATTTCATGTCTGTCCCTCACCTCTCACAGAACTAAAAGTATCATCATCCACTTGGTGTAGTCACAGTCATACCTATTaaagtcttataattatactgttgagaACACTTCATGTCTGTCCCTCACCTCTCACAGAAGTATCATCACAGTCAGATTTATAGCAGCAAATGTCCAGCATATAGAAAGGGTAATCGTCTTCTCTTTTCTTGGAGCACATGGTTTCACAGCTCTAgatctactgagcatgcgcaatcttAGACTTAGCATAGCCACGCCCACAATTTCATTTTAGTTTCTAGGTCCTCTAATATCTATGGTTCTATGCAAACTTGTACATTTCCTTACAATgttcatgactgtatataatttcACATCACTCATGCTATTATAAATGGATTGTTAAAAATattgattgtatataattatatgtgtgcctgtgttagaacaaataattattattattgttaaatcTAAATTTATATATTGTATTCTAACATGCTGCATGATAGAGTTTCAAATATAATTTAATCAAAATGAGTTTGTTAGTTTGATTTAAGATATCAATAATAGATTCTATGTAAATTATTGTAGAAATAAAAGACATTGTGTGATTCTACAATATTTTAAGTTAAAACCACATATACTGATTATTTTAACGTTGTCTTTTTATTTTACTAAATATTAAGTTGATTCAACTGTTTAAGAATAGTGTTAAAACGACTATGCAATGTAGTTTCAAACAAAATTTTTTGCAGTGCAGTGCTGaatgtacacgtatatatataataagtgcatgcatgcatgagctgTTTGATTGAGCTCTGGATTAAATGTTGTTAATGACCTCTGATACGTAGTTCTTTAGTGCATGTGAAGATGGCCATGGCATCTGTTCAGTTGATAGCACTAGTGAAGAGCTACATttggtatgtataattatgtataaagtGATTATAAAGGTTGCATATAAGTATACAAGCTCAATTGctaaatgtatataattatagtgtgctgtTTGTAATAAATGCCGGATTGCATCTATATAGCTTTAGTTTAAgcgttaacataattatgagaaacataattattgtcaagtGCATGATTTTATGCTCTAACAAACTAGCACAATGTATTGTTGTTGAAATTCATAAATTTGGTGCGTGTAATTACTTGTAACATGCAGTTGTTTCGATCTTGTTCAAGTTGACCTTTGATATTTTTTAAATTACTAATGTGTTTGCTGTATGTACGTGTTAATGAATCCCTTCTTGCTTCCATAGACAACTACAAGTGCTGAGGATACTTGTATCAAGGACTTTGATGGTACTAGTGCTGCAGTACCCCTGGCTTCTGGAATAGTTGCACTCATGCTTGAAGCAAAGTAAGAGAATCTGagcactataaattatatagttgttAGATTTGTACCAAAATTAGTATcggtactgcatgtattagcctcgatcccaggccgatctgtctctaattgaacgctaggtcacctcctcggcctggtattgattgtatctgggcgtgacttcgttattattattagtccATGTGGTCAAATAAAaattgaataaaattaatgatggctTCTAAGTTTGTTCTTTGTAGGTTATGTTGCAGCACTGATGCCATACAAAACAGAAGATATAAACATTTGTTCAGCAGTAAGGCTCTCAAAGAAGATATTCCAGGGAGGCTCAGTCTTGCATTGGATCTGCCTGTTAGTGATTCAGATGGCCTGTCAAAGATTGTCTGTCTTTCTTGTATCAAGAAGATAGAGTCCATAGAGGTGTTCAGGCTCCTGGCCAGACGTAGCTACCAGAAACAAGTGTCCAAAGAGCAGTTCCCTAGTAGTCCAGTAAGATCAGCCCCTAAGAAAAGGACTAAGGACACGAGTGGTTCCGACGCATCTCCTTTCACTGTGAGCTCGCGTCCATCAGCAAAGAGGAGTACCATCGGGGTTCGAGGAAAAAGGCTTGCTTTTACTCCTGCACAAAGTAGGAAATTTTTAATGTGATAGTGTTgtaaataaaattatttttttagCTCACATTAATGGTCCACATAATGCCAGTGCCTCGACATCATCTGCAATCGCTGTGGAGCTAGAGGGTAGGTCAGAAACTATCCAGTTTGCAGCCAACATTGGAGCACCAGGAGGGGCAAATGCTCTAAGCTCACCTAGGTGTGCATAGGCAGGACGAAAGTCAGAGCTCCTACAGAACATACATAATAATCACAACGGGAGTTATTAATAACTTACCACTTGTAAACACAGTGTGCTTCGTCCACAGCTATTGCCACTAAAGAGGAATTGAGTGGAGGCTCTAGTAATAGCATCCTCCAACGAtagtcttcaacaacagcctctggggcagtgaACAGCAGACGGTACTTTCCATCCGACACATCTTTGTTAGTGGCAACAAGACTTCTGTCGATTCCCTTATtactactgaggatggcagcagaaacacctctagtGTTCAGACtcctggtcaatcatgagagACACAAGGGGAGAGATGACAAGAACTACACTTCTGGCGACAAGAGGACCCTTAGTCCTAccaagcttgtagtccatcaaGAAGGGTAGCAATTGATAGCacagagacttgccatacccagTTGGGAACCACACAAAAACGTCCCTTCCTTctgacaggagcttgagagcacGGACCTGCTGTTCCTTGAGGATCAGTCCTTCTTGCTTCATACAAGACAGTGCATATGCTAATGCTTCTTGGATATCAAAAGACGTTGAAATTGCCATagtagtagctagctagctttacgGAGCTATTCATGAGATTACAATTACTTTTACGGAGTAGGTGCTCATACATACACCATTAGTGTTAAGTCGCTCAGGAattcgctcttttttagcgaatacctgagcgaGGTGGAGCCAATAAAAGCActcccagatacacgcccagatacaatcaataccaggccgaggaggcgacctagcgttcaattagagacggatcggcctgggatcgaggctacatgtatatgggcTTGTGGCACTGGTTTAGTtaatacactgtagctaggcTGGAGCAATTGAATAGTGGAATAGTGTATAACAACCCATGCATCATTGCTCCGTACCCCATGCAGTGATGACCTGACCTGGCGGGATGTGCAGTATCTAATTGCATACACCTCCAATCGTGACATCCTAGTCAACGGGGACTGGTTTACAAATGGTGCCACTCCATCGCTGAGGGTCAGTCACAAGTTTGGATTTGGTGCTCTAGATGCAGAGGCATTAGTTACTCGTGCCCGGAACTGGATCAGCGTGCCCGAACAACAGATTCACACTACTGTACCTTCAACTAGCATAGGGTAACTATAATGTATACTCTCAAATTAATCGTTTCATTCTTACCGGTAATTCTAGATTGGTGCCTGGACCTAACGATCCGTTGGTTGTTTCACAAATGTACTCATCGGACATCGG comes from the Halichondria panicea chromosome 4, odHalPani1.1, whole genome shotgun sequence genome and includes:
- the LOC135335198 gene encoding proprotein convertase subtilisin/kexin type 6-like produces the protein MLQAVFLMLVLTATLSGGEARAYTNSWAVAVEGGAEAADQLAAKHGFTNLGMVSPDLLKDVYHFVMPEHTLLGKRSLSGLPVYHLSQTLESESNVGYVKQQELKKMVKKGYSVPSDPQWNTQWQLLNNGQLPAASGGRDLNVERAWLQGITGCGSVVAIVDDGVEYTHSDLRANYNSSIQTDVVDNDDNPFPIINSRGDRESHGTNCAGEIAMAKSNSHCGVGVAYNSQITGVRLIGRRDSTDITEASALGHMTDKIQIYSNSWGPHDDGRADGQPGELLSQVLETAARTGRQGKGTIFMFAAGNGGEMGDSCAADGYCSSIYTIGIGAANSNGEQTPYDEQCAGKMAVAFVDSTSRFKLVTTTSAEDTCIKDFDGTSAAVPLASGIVALMLEANDDLTWRDVQYLIAYTSNRDILVNGDWFTNGATPSLRVSHKFGFGALDAEALVTRARNWISVPEQQIHTTVPSTSIGLVPGPNDPLVVSQMYSSDIGFLEHVVVELTLSFPDVEYYYYYDYYDTTESLDNGAYRGNIQVELTSPSGTSSIILPYRLFDVTSDTYSNFRFSSVHFWGENSNGVWKITVLNRNNFEHATVEVTIHGITFYGTDNTPEAVSRIPTQCHESCDPNKGCAASGAQYCDACANLRNAMTRECIDSCPQNL